aatatatttgtaattgtggCGTTTTTCCTCTGCAGTTCGTTAGTTTACGACATTCATTGCAAGCTAATATTAAACTCGCCACGATATAAACAGAGCTTGGATATAGCTTTATACAAGTTTTTAGTAACACTACTTAATACAaccaaacattaaataaatgaaaaaataaatactgattaTAATGGTTGACACCTGTATAATGAAGACGAATGACAATACAGTTCATTAgctgtaagaaacaattaaaatctGTCGATTGGCCTCTCTTCACTATATTAGAACGGTGAGGCTCAGTTGGCAATTGTTTCTTAGAAAAATGCTATGCCATTGGAAGTTTAAtgtcgtttattttgttttataaattaatgactAAATCTTTGAAAACTGATTAAAATGAGATAAAAAactcaaactaaatatatttttttttaaaccagaacATATACAAGCCACTGTAACTGTGTACAACCTTCTGCTCTCCATACTTCTCCAGCTATAAGCTAAAGTGTTGAGTATAAGAAAACCTATTGACACAACACCGAATTATGACACAGTAAACCCTTCAGTATTTTCTAGTGCAGTCTCTTCAAAGttggttaaaaacattttaacatacaaTGTCAGAAGATTTAGTTCACAGAATACATGAAGATATTAGAAccagaaaatattacataaatgaaATGATAGAGGAAAAACATAAGACAGAGTTAAACTTACTTCCACAGGTGACTTCTATTTTTCTCTGTGAACATACACGTACTCTGCAAGattcatgtattattttttacagtCTGCAAGTTTACTGAGGTCAAACCAATTTCTCTGTTGCTTTAATCAACTTTTTCAGATAGCTGGATTTATGTTTTAACAGTCTTTTTAACCATGGTTAATCAATAACTGTATTGTGTAACTTCTTGATGTATGTAATGTCTGTTTTTGTGGTGAATTAGGTAAGaccattaaaacattattacatactTGATTTATCAATAAGTTACACAATACACACATATTAACCATGGTTAAAAAACAGCTGTATAGCTATTCTACCAAGTGGTTCAGCATGTAGAAGTTAATTAATACACACTTACAAATTAACCATGGTTAAAAAGTAACCGTACAGCTATTCTAGGTGTGtcaacacaaagttacacaatacacACAAATTAAACATGGTTAAAAAACAGCTGTATAGCTATTCTACTAAGTGGTTCAGCATGTAGAAGTTAAATAATACACACTTACAAATTAACCATGGTTAAAAAACAGCTGTATAGCTATTCTACTAAGTGGTTCAGCATGTAGAAGTTAAATAATACACACTTACAAATTAACCATGGTTAAAAAACAGCTGTATAGCTATTCTACTATGTGGTTCAGCATGTAGAAGTTAAATAATGCACACTTACAAATTAACCATGGTTAAAAAAACAGCTGTATAGCTATTCTACTAAGTGGTTCAGCATGTAGAAGTTAAATAATGCACACTTACAACTTACTCAAGGTTAAAAACTATATAGCTATTGTATCAGCAAAACTAGCAAACAAACCTTCTAACATACTAACACCCACAAAATATTCACTTCCAGTAGAGAGAGAACAATCTAGACACTGTAAGGTATTGCTAGTATCATACACTGAAAAATGTGGTACTTACATAATGATTCTTTCTTGTTAAAATGTGGTACCGAACATATTTAACCTTATTTTCAGTAACGTTCCACATAGAACCACCCATTTAGGAGACAGAATATTTCCAATTAAGCAGACAATGAGCTTTATATACAAGTGGgagttattttatgtatattatttcacCTCCTCTTGAAAGAAGAATTTCTGTGCGAAGTTGACCTTGTGTAAGGCTTACGTTGTTTATCTGGAACACTATTTTCTCGAAGAGTTCTAGTTGAAGAACCAATAACCGAGTTTCGGATTAAACAGCTCTCCAACTCCAGTTCTTTCTCCTTCTCCATGGATTTTAATTTGGCTTCTATGGCACTGATTTGATTTTTAATGCTGAAAGATCAAAGCATGTATTAAAAATCCATATGCTGATGTAGTGGAAGTTATGTTTCCACAGCTAAAATAATTTACTTCGGTCTtaagtgataaaaattatttatacacataaaataacGACTGCATTTTACAAGTTAACTCTTTCACCCCTAGGTTTACGGATAAACAATTCGCTCAAAGTTAGATTAATGTTTACTTTTCAGTTGGTTGTAATGTTACCCCCAATTACAACCATGGTTCTGCATTCTATACCGTCTAACCTCACTTTCATAattcaaggttctcatctacagTCCGTTCTCCGATATTGAGCCAATATCCTCAGATGTAATCACATGCCCAAAGTAGTGCATTTTCTGttgcctgtgtgtgtgtgtgtgtgtgtgtgtgtgtacatacacaTGCATATTTCAAGACCtcaataattttctttctatGTAGCTGATACTTCACCGTTCATTCTATGTCACCACATTTAAATTCTTCcaactttcattttatttctgcAGATGGCACCACTTTCCAATCCCAGAAAGTAGTAATGACCAAATGTAACATTTCAGTAGCTTTTTATTTAGTTCTGGTTAAAAAAATCCTTACCGAGTTATtcttgatataaaaacaaaactatctatCATTTAGTCATTTCTTACACACTTGCCATCACCTTTATCCTGAAGTAAGCTCTTCTACTGTTTACCTTCCAACTTTGATGAATATTCTAGGAGATTCCTCAGATCATAAACTCACCACTATCTTGGTAATGTTGACATTTATTGTTATTCCTCAATTTATCAACAAAGCTTCTCaagtaactaattttttttatattacatatactgTTGACCATAACCTAGATCCAAGAAACTGATTACCGATTACCTTTTCCATTACAAACTCTGCAAACAAATGACATAATATTGAGACAATAGAAATCCATGTCATACACCTCTCTTACCTAAAACCAACTGCTCAGTTCATCAGTTTCAGCTGTTACTTCATGACTTCAGATTTTAAATATCTGATTGATCTACCTCAGTCTACTGCAAGATCTGTGTTAACTTTTTGTGGTCAATACTGTCGACAGCTTGTATCAACGCCCATGAAACATTCGTAAACACTGTTTGGttcttcagtttaacaaatatACATCCTTGTGTAGCCTAACTTCTTCTGGAATAACTTTTGTCTTCTGGtaaagcttttatttatttttatatacacacaataaaaaacacagtaaaacatttgaatattaCTGAAACTGGTGGACTTTAGGAAATATAAACGTAAACACACTTTTCGTAGCAATACAAAATTCTAAACTACCACAGCAGTGCTCTAGAAGAGAACACACACATAGCCGTGGCAGTGTAAGACCTTATACTACAAAACAACTATTTGAATCTTACAGTATTAATACGTACAATAAACTTATTTCTCATTTAAAAGACAAAACTTTAGAAATACAACGGTAAGAATAttcaaaagtttaagaaaaacTCTTCACAAGCTCATGAAAAACCAAGTatgtttctgattacaaaatTATATGTTACGTACCAAGATAATCCTAATATTTTATGTGAATGAAGATCTTTGACTTCATACATAACATAGAACATACATTCCTTAAACAGATACACCTAAGCaggaaataagaaaattaaaaggtCTATTTAAGAAATCCTACTGTGTCTAgcattttcttaaagaaaagcaAGAAACTTCAACAAATATAACTGTTTTTCAATTCCTAAATTAGATATCTTATTCATTAGTCATATTTTTAACTGATGTTGGGTCTAATGAGAGAAATATATAaccaaagatttaaaaaaaaaatttaatcttttaagtaaaaaaaaatatttaca
This genomic window from Tachypleus tridentatus isolate NWPU-2018 chromosome 10, ASM421037v1, whole genome shotgun sequence contains:
- the LOC143228808 gene encoding putative RNA-binding protein 18 isoform X4, with amino-acid sequence MIKTLQKYGKVKKFDFLFHKSGPQKGMPRGYCFVTYERKQQAECALQALDGKIALSQKLSVKWAHNAPNHYEVSTHPKPPVHLPGTLKEEVKKTKSIKNQISAIEAKLKSMEKEKELELESCLIRNSVIGSSTRTLRENSVPDKQRKPYTRSTSHRNSSFKRRVRVCSQRKIEVTCGSKFNSVLCFSSIISFM